A genomic stretch from Candidatus Flexicrinis proximus includes:
- a CDS encoding aldo/keto reductase has translation MEYRFLGGSGLKVPVLSFGTGTFGGSGDFFSAWGNSDVAQASRIVDLCMDAGINLFDSADVYSNGLSEEILGKAIAGRRDKMLISTKATFRMSDEPNDAGSSRARLIRCCDNSLRRLGTDYIDIYHMHGFDAMTPVEEVLGALETLVQSGKVRYIACSNFSGWHLMKSLSISERYGWARYVGHQAYYSLICRDFEWELMPLALDQKVGTLVWSPLGGGRLSGKIRRDTPAPAGSRIAQIGGEGTPPTEEVFFRVIDALAAVAAETGKTIPQVALNWLLQRPTVSTLVIGARNEEQLRSNLGAVGWSLTAEQMKTLDIASEIQPTYPYWHQRNAFIERNPAPVPVYYMNKPE, from the coding sequence ATGGAATACAGATTCTTGGGTGGATCGGGGTTAAAAGTCCCCGTATTGAGTTTCGGGACCGGGACGTTTGGCGGGAGCGGCGACTTTTTCTCGGCGTGGGGGAATTCCGACGTCGCGCAGGCGTCGCGGATCGTCGATTTATGCATGGACGCGGGGATCAACCTATTCGATTCGGCCGACGTCTATTCAAACGGGCTGTCGGAAGAAATCCTGGGTAAAGCCATCGCCGGACGGCGCGACAAGATGCTGATTTCGACCAAGGCGACCTTCCGCATGAGCGACGAGCCGAACGACGCGGGGTCATCGCGGGCACGGCTGATCCGCTGCTGCGATAACAGCCTGCGCCGCCTGGGCACCGACTATATCGACATCTATCACATGCACGGCTTCGACGCCATGACGCCGGTCGAGGAAGTGCTGGGCGCGCTGGAGACGCTGGTGCAGAGCGGCAAGGTGCGCTATATCGCCTGCTCGAACTTCTCCGGCTGGCACCTGATGAAATCGCTGTCGATCTCCGAGCGCTACGGCTGGGCGCGCTACGTCGGCCATCAGGCGTATTACTCGCTGATCTGCCGCGACTTCGAATGGGAACTGATGCCGCTGGCGCTCGACCAGAAGGTCGGCACGCTGGTGTGGAGCCCGTTGGGCGGCGGCCGCCTGAGCGGCAAAATCCGGCGCGACACGCCGGCCCCGGCTGGCTCGCGCATCGCCCAGATCGGCGGCGAAGGCACGCCCCCGACCGAGGAAGTGTTCTTCCGCGTGATCGACGCGCTGGCGGCGGTGGCGGCGGAAACCGGCAAGACCATCCCGCAGGTCGCGCTCAACTGGCTGCTGCAGCGCCCGACCGTCTCCACGCTGGTGATCGGCGCGCGCAACGAAGAACAGCTGCGCTCGAACCTCGGCGCGGTCGGCTGGTCACTAACGGCCGAGCAGATGAAAACGCTCGACATCGCCAGCGAGATTCAGCCGACCTACCCGTACTGGCATCAGCGCAACGCGTTCATCGAGCGCAATCCGGCGCCGGTGCCGGTCTACTATATGAATAAGCCCGAGTAA
- a CDS encoding low molecular weight phosphotyrosine protein phosphatase, whose amino-acid sequence MPSVLFVCFANLCRSPMAEAVMKHLVHEAGLTEEIAVDSAGTHCGFPGEEPYFRTIDTLFEHGIKSTCRTRRLERTDLSDFDYVLAMDRRNLTSIERQYGSGSADVRLFLSFAQEAGTIGFDEVSDPYPDGDYATTYETIMTGCTALLDFLRREDTPAP is encoded by the coding sequence ATGCCCAGCGTCCTGTTCGTGTGTTTCGCCAATCTGTGCCGGTCGCCGATGGCCGAAGCCGTGATGAAGCATCTGGTCCACGAGGCGGGGCTGACCGAGGAAATCGCGGTCGATTCGGCCGGCACACACTGCGGATTTCCGGGCGAAGAGCCGTATTTTCGGACGATCGACACGCTGTTTGAACACGGCATCAAGTCGACCTGCCGGACGCGGCGGCTGGAGCGTACCGACCTGAGCGACTTCGATTATGTGCTGGCGATGGACCGCCGCAATCTGACGTCCATCGAGCGGCAGTATGGCAGCGGGAGCGCGGACGTGCGGCTGTTCCTGAGCTTCGCGCAGGAGGCCGGGACGATCGGGTTCGACGAGGTGAGCGACCCGTATCCTGACGGCGATTATGCGACCACCTACGAGACGATCATGACCGGCTGTACGGCGCTGCTGGACTTTCTGCGGCGCGAGGACACCCCGGCGCCGTGA
- a CDS encoding WD40 repeat domain-containing protein, with protein sequence MLTSRRFFSGIVLFFFTLVSSVYAQPSHKTTAVAWNSDGARIAVASSDGRIRLISAVTGITDTEFETVNDSSAHGFTHLAWNPAGDRLATVSLLDGIVRIWDATELSGIKLIAELSPLVIHDDIPLVSWSPTGEYLVGAPLGADGERQIYIWRVIGDTFELLTNLPSGAPYNVIWSDDGTTMIISDTRFLSIAQESEDGFVHTLNFSGFRPDIGLKSDNRTLAAIFRAFTVVNPPPEENDIELYDITSGEVLYTIDNPPDRDLSSVNWLPGDYLIADAFDGGALIWNAQTGELVNELVLPREGGRWLMAVSPFGGRVAFGNAAPDGELRTEGRPLSPGIEVLAGGYVLMAVPLATEEALRGVLGRCAMEPRSADALAAKIDPDAMPAFIAEVEALPPDAMIPACKADVLAVARAMTAEPK encoded by the coding sequence ATGCTGACATCGAGACGATTCTTCTCGGGGATCGTGCTTTTCTTCTTTACACTGGTGAGTTCTGTATATGCTCAACCATCCCACAAAACCACAGCGGTTGCGTGGAATTCTGATGGCGCAAGAATTGCTGTTGCTTCCAGTGATGGGCGTATCCGCCTGATAAGCGCTGTTACGGGCATAACCGATACTGAATTTGAGACGGTTAATGACTCAAGCGCACATGGTTTCACACATCTTGCGTGGAATCCTGCGGGAGATCGCCTCGCTACCGTAAGTCTGCTAGACGGGATTGTTCGGATTTGGGATGCGACGGAGTTATCAGGAATCAAGCTGATTGCCGAATTGTCGCCATTAGTCATCCATGATGATATTCCGCTGGTGTCCTGGAGTCCTACTGGCGAATATCTTGTCGGTGCTCCACTTGGGGCCGACGGCGAAAGACAAATCTATATTTGGCGCGTCATCGGCGATACCTTCGAACTTCTCACTAACCTGCCGAGCGGCGCACCCTATAACGTGATTTGGAGCGATGACGGAACGACAATGATTATTTCCGACACGCGCTTTCTCAGCATCGCGCAGGAGTCTGAGGATGGTTTTGTACATACCTTGAACTTCTCTGGGTTTCGTCCCGATATAGGATTGAAGAGCGACAACCGGACGTTAGCAGCGATTTTCCGTGCCTTTACGGTCGTGAATCCGCCGCCCGAAGAAAACGACATCGAGCTGTACGACATTACGTCAGGTGAAGTGCTATATACAATCGACAATCCACCTGACCGGGACCTCTCCAGCGTGAATTGGCTGCCCGGCGACTACCTGATAGCAGATGCGTTCGACGGCGGTGCACTTATCTGGAACGCCCAAACCGGCGAGCTGGTGAACGAGCTTGTGCTGCCGCGTGAGGGCGGCCGCTGGCTGATGGCGGTCAGCCCGTTCGGCGGGCGCGTCGCCTTCGGCAATGCCGCGCCGGACGGCGAACTCCGCACCGAAGGCCGTCCCCTCTCGCCCGGCATCGAAGTCCTTGCCGGTGGCTACGTGCTGATGGCCGTCCCGCTGGCGACCGAAGAAGCCCTGCGCGGTGTGCTGGGCCGCTGCGCGATGGAGCCGCGTTCCGCCGACGCGCTGGCGGCGAAAATCGACCCGGACGCCATGCCCGCTTTCATCGCCGAAGTCGAAGCGCTGCCACCCGACGCCATGATCCCCGCCTGCAAAGCGGATGTGCTGGCCGTGGCGCGGGCTATGACAGCCGAGCCAAAATAG
- a CDS encoding acyl-CoA thioesterase, whose protein sequence is MPDGRDRYPHFLQIPTRWMDNDIYGHVNNVVYYSYFDTVINEYLIHHGGLDIAAGEVIGVAVETQCKFMASLTFPEVVEAGLRVAKLGTSSVRYEIGLYTRGSDLPAAEGYFVHVFVDRATRRPQPIPAGVRAALERLS, encoded by the coding sequence ATGCCCGACGGACGCGACCGCTATCCGCATTTCCTGCAAATCCCGACGCGCTGGATGGACAACGACATCTACGGCCACGTCAACAACGTCGTCTACTACTCGTATTTCGATACCGTCATCAACGAGTACCTGATCCACCACGGCGGGCTGGACATCGCGGCCGGTGAAGTCATCGGCGTGGCGGTCGAAACGCAGTGCAAGTTCATGGCCTCGCTGACCTTCCCGGAGGTCGTGGAAGCCGGCCTGCGTGTGGCAAAACTCGGCACCTCCAGCGTCCGCTACGAGATCGGGCTGTACACGCGCGGCAGCGATTTGCCCGCCGCCGAAGGTTATTTCGTCCATGTATTTGTAGATCGCGCCACGCGCCGCCCGCAGCCCATCCCGGCGGGCGTTCGCGCGGCTCTCGAAAGGCTTTCCTGA
- a CDS encoding zinc-dependent alcohol dehydrogenase family protein — protein MKTRAAVLYTMGDPAPYAQSQPLHIEDLELAGPERGEVLVEIAAAGLCHSDLSVIDGSRPRVMPMVMGHEASGIVRGIGADVRDFAAGDHVVFSFVPVCGHCIPCAEGRPALCENGAKANTAGSLLEGGRRFSKDGHTLHHHLGVSAFTQFTVAAQESLVRIDPEIPLDKAALFGCAVMTGVGAVVNTARVAPGMSVAVFGMGGVGLSTVLGARAAGAYPIIAVDILEDKLALARELGATYTVNATDEDPVEAIKTLTGGGARYAFESVGSEKVLAQAYQATRRGGTTVTMGLPHPSKQFTVPAVSLVAEERVLMGSYMGSAVPRRDIPRFLALYKAGMLPVDKLHTHTIALDAINPAFDALAQGLAVRQLIQLA, from the coding sequence ATGAAAACCCGCGCCGCAGTCCTGTATACGATGGGCGATCCCGCCCCATACGCGCAGTCGCAGCCCCTGCACATCGAAGACCTCGAACTGGCCGGGCCGGAACGCGGCGAGGTGCTGGTGGAGATCGCCGCCGCCGGCCTGTGCCACTCCGACCTGTCGGTCATCGACGGGTCGCGGCCGCGCGTGATGCCGATGGTGATGGGGCATGAGGCCAGCGGCATCGTTCGCGGGATCGGCGCCGACGTGCGCGACTTCGCCGCCGGCGATCATGTCGTATTCTCGTTTGTGCCGGTCTGCGGCCACTGTATCCCCTGCGCGGAAGGCCGTCCCGCCCTGTGCGAAAACGGCGCCAAGGCCAATACCGCCGGGTCGCTCCTAGAGGGCGGGCGGCGCTTCAGTAAAGACGGCCATACCCTGCACCACCACCTCGGCGTATCGGCTTTCACCCAGTTCACCGTCGCAGCCCAGGAATCGCTGGTCAGGATCGATCCGGAAATCCCGCTCGACAAGGCCGCGCTGTTCGGCTGTGCCGTGATGACCGGCGTCGGCGCGGTCGTCAACACGGCCAGGGTCGCGCCGGGGATGTCGGTGGCGGTCTTCGGCATGGGCGGCGTCGGCCTGAGCACCGTACTCGGCGCGCGGGCAGCCGGCGCTTATCCGATCATCGCGGTGGACATCCTCGAAGACAAACTGGCCCTCGCCCGTGAGCTCGGCGCGACCTATACCGTCAACGCCACAGACGAAGACCCGGTCGAGGCGATCAAGACCCTGACGGGCGGCGGCGCGCGCTACGCCTTCGAAAGCGTTGGCAGCGAAAAGGTGCTCGCCCAGGCCTATCAGGCGACGCGGCGCGGCGGAACAACGGTCACCATGGGGCTGCCCCACCCAAGCAAACAGTTCACCGTGCCGGCGGTCAGCCTCGTCGCCGAGGAGCGCGTGCTGATGGGTTCGTATATGGGCAGCGCCGTCCCGCGCCGCGACATCCCGCGTTTTCTGGCCCTGTATAAGGCTGGCATGCTGCCGGTCGACAAACTCCACACCCATACCATTGCGCTCGACGCCATCAATCCGGCCTTCGACGCGCTGGCGCAGGGACTGGCCGTGCGCCAGTTGATCCAGTTGGCGTGA
- the mmuM gene encoding homocysteine S-methyltransferase → MVDPIAGILAAHRLVMLDGAMGTELQARGCDVADPLWSARVLIEQPELIRQVHADYYAAGADVATTASYQATIEGFGRRGLSHEQAAGLMRLSVRLAVEARDAFWSEPANRAGRSRPLVAASVGPYGAYLADGSEYRGDYGLSEDELAEFHRERFGVLAESGADLLACETIPCLSEARALLRLLDAHPGVTAWISFSCRDGLHTNHGELIAECAALAGAHPQVAAVGVNCTAPEFIPDLVAAMHAATGKPILAYPNTGEAYDPVSKTWIDGGACDSFAAQADTWAAAGARVIGGCCRTTPAHIRALAGARI, encoded by the coding sequence ATGGTTGATCCGATTGCCGGAATTCTGGCCGCGCACCGGCTGGTCATGCTCGACGGCGCGATGGGGACGGAACTGCAGGCGCGCGGCTGCGACGTGGCTGACCCGCTCTGGTCAGCGCGGGTGCTGATCGAGCAGCCGGAGCTGATCCGGCAGGTGCATGCCGATTACTACGCGGCGGGGGCAGATGTTGCGACCACCGCCAGCTATCAGGCGACCATCGAGGGTTTTGGCCGGCGCGGACTCTCGCATGAACAGGCGGCCGGTCTGATGCGCCTGTCCGTGCGTCTGGCGGTCGAGGCGCGCGACGCCTTCTGGAGCGAACCCGCCAACCGCGCTGGACGCTCGCGGCCGCTGGTGGCGGCGTCGGTCGGTCCGTATGGCGCATATCTGGCCGACGGCTCCGAGTATCGCGGCGACTACGGCTTGAGCGAGGACGAACTGGCCGAATTTCACCGCGAACGCTTCGGCGTGCTGGCGGAGTCCGGCGCGGATCTGCTGGCCTGCGAGACGATCCCGTGCCTGTCCGAAGCCCGCGCGCTGCTGCGCCTGCTGGACGCGCATCCGGGAGTCACTGCCTGGATCAGCTTCTCGTGCCGCGACGGCCTGCACACCAACCATGGCGAACTTATTGCCGAATGTGCCGCGCTGGCCGGGGCGCACCCGCAGGTCGCCGCGGTGGGCGTGAACTGCACGGCGCCGGAGTTCATCCCCGATCTGGTGGCCGCCATGCATGCCGCGACTGGCAAACCGATCCTCGCCTACCCCAACACCGGCGAAGCCTACGATCCGGTCAGCAAGACGTGGATCGACGGCGGCGCCTGCGACTCGTTCGCGGCACAGGCCGATACCTGGGCCGCGGCGGGTGCGCGTGTGATCGGCGGGTGCTGCCGGACGACGCCGGCGCATATCCGCGCGCTGGCCGGGGCGCGGATTTAA